One Polaribacter sp. SA4-12 genomic window carries:
- a CDS encoding HD domain-containing protein gives MNTKKPNKLKILNDPIYGFIQIPSTLIFDIIEHPYFQRLRRITQMGFSNLVYPGANHTRFHHAIGCMHLMQKAVRVLHFKQIAISKEEENALYIAILLHDIGHGAFSHALEHSIVSGISHEEISLKFMKKLNDEFDGKLDLAIEIFEGKYPRKFLCQLISSQLDIDRLDYLKRDSFYTGVTEGNISSDRLIAMMNVKDDELVIEEKGIYSVEKFLIARRLMYWQVYLHKTGLVAENMLVNVLKRAKELAEKGVELYANSSLKYFLYNQISEDNFDDKTLEMFSKLDDYDVLSAIKEWSNHEDKVLSLLSKMIIDRKLLRIEIQQKEFDEVVINKKIKIVSQELALSESEAKFFVFTKRIINQAYQQEKPIYILDKKGNLKDIAKASDQLNLQALTNPVIKHFICYPK, from the coding sequence TTGAATACTAAAAAGCCTAATAAATTAAAGATTCTAAATGATCCCATTTATGGTTTCATACAAATACCAAGTACTTTAATTTTTGATATTATTGAACATCCTTATTTTCAGCGTTTAAGAAGGATTACACAAATGGGATTTTCTAATTTAGTGTATCCTGGTGCAAATCACACGCGTTTTCATCACGCAATTGGTTGTATGCATTTAATGCAAAAAGCCGTTAGAGTTTTACATTTTAAACAAATTGCAATTTCTAAAGAAGAAGAAAATGCATTGTACATTGCTATTTTATTACATGATATTGGCCATGGAGCATTTTCTCATGCTTTAGAACACAGTATTGTTAGTGGAATTTCTCATGAAGAAATTTCTCTGAAGTTTATGAAAAAGTTAAATGATGAGTTTGATGGGAAACTTGATTTAGCTATTGAAATTTTTGAAGGAAAATATCCACGTAAATTTTTATGTCAATTAATTTCTAGTCAGTTAGATATTGATCGATTAGATTATTTAAAAAGAGACAGTTTTTATACAGGTGTAACAGAAGGAAATATTTCATCAGACAGATTAATTGCAATGATGAATGTGAAAGATGATGAGCTAGTTATTGAAGAAAAAGGGATTTATTCTGTAGAAAAATTCTTGATTGCTAGACGTTTAATGTATTGGCAAGTCTATTTACATAAAACAGGTTTAGTTGCTGAAAACATGTTGGTTAATGTTTTAAAAAGAGCTAAGGAGTTGGCTGAAAAAGGAGTGGAGCTATATGCTAATTCCTCTTTAAAATATTTCTTGTACAATCAAATATCTGAAGATAATTTTGATGATAAAACATTAGAGATGTTTTCTAAATTAGATGATTATGATGTTCTTTCTGCAATTAAAGAATGGTCTAATCACGAAGATAAAGTGCTTTCTTTATTATCAAAAATGATAATTGATAGAAAATTACTTAGAATTGAAATTCAACAAAAAGAATTTGATGAAGTAGTTATAAATAAAAAAATAAAAATAGTTTCTCAAGAATTAGCACTTTCTGAGAGTGAAGCAAAATTCTTTGTTTTTACAAAAAGGATTATAAATCAGGCTTATCAGCAAGAAAAACCTATTTATATCCTTGATAAAAAAGGAAATCTAAAGGATATTGCAAAAGCATCTGACCAATTAAATTTACAGGCACTTACAAATCCAGTCATAAAACATTTTATTTGTTACCCAAAGTAG